The candidate division KSB1 bacterium genome contains the following window.
ATTTTTTATGGGTGTTTTATACTGGGCCAATCCATGAGCAGGACGTAAGAAAAAAAGCTGGGACAGTGAAAGTTCACCGGCAAATATGTTTCCCTGGGACAGCCCAATAATTTGCTCGATATCCCAGGGTGTTATTACCTGGCGATGTAAGATGATTTTTCTTAAATTGGGCATATATTCGGAAAGTGTATTCACAACGGCATCGCCAAAATCTTCTCTTTTTTCTTGCCAGGTTCCTTCGGCAAGTTGGTAGGGTGCATATTGAACGAAGCAAGACATCACATGTTTTCCAGGAGGCGCCATACCGGGATCGATCATCGAGGGAATGATTATGTCGATATAAGGCTTCTTCGAAAAATTGCCGTATTTTGCATCGTCGTAAGCGCGTTCAAGATAATCGACACTTGGACTGATGGAGATGGCTCCTTTGAGGTGCAAGCCGTTTCCCGGCATACAGGATAAATCAGGCAAAGCATCCAGCGCCAAATTGACCTTTCCTGATGAACCGCGGTATGTAAATTTTCGGATTGAAGCAGCCATGTCGTCCGGTAAATAGGAGGAGTCGATCAATTTCAAGAATGTCCGGTTTGGATCGAGACTGGATACAACTACACCCGCAGAAAATTCGTCGCCATTTCTTAAAATGACACCTTTTGCATTTCCGCTTTTAATAACGACTTCGGCTACCTCTGCTTCGGTATGAATTTCCACCCCGAACGCTTGAGCAGAGCTTGCAATGGCCTCCGCGATACTACCCGTACCACCTTTTGCAAAACCCCACGCCCTGAAATTGCCATCGATCTCGCCCATGTAGTGATGGAGAAGCACATAAGCGGTTCCGGGCGATCTAGGCCCAAGGAATGTTCCAATAATTCCACTTGCCGCCATTGTAGCGATCAACGCATCGGTTTCGAACCATTCTTCCAGGAAATCCGCAGAGCTCATGGTCATTAATTTAACAAGTGTGTAAAAATGTTCTTCGCTTAGATTCAGAAAATGTTTGCCGAAACGAAGTAAGCCCATTAAATCAACTGGTTTTAGCGACGTCGGATCCGGTGGTGTAATTCCTAAAATAAATTTAACTGCTTTAGCCATAAAATACATGGCACGACTGTAATCATCATAAGCTTCGGCGTCCCGCTTTGAAAATCGTGCAATATCCCGCATGGTGCGAAAATGATCGGCATCTCGATAGATATAGTCGCCATTGGGCAGAGGCGTTAGCGTGCTTTCCAGGGGTAGAATTGTCAATCCATGTTCCGGAAGTTTTAAATCCCGGATAATCTCCGGCCGCATCAAACTCACCACATAGGAGAAGACGCTGAATTTAAATCCGGGATAGATTTCTTCCGTGACGGTTGCACCCCCAACCAAATGCCGCTTTTCCAAGACTAATACTTTCTTCCCGGCCCGCGCCAGGTAAGCTGCATTCACCAGGCCATTGTGACCGC
Protein-coding sequences here:
- a CDS encoding NAD(P)/FAD-dependent oxidoreductase — protein: MKKKYDAIIIGGGHNGLVNAAYLARAGKKVLVLEKRHLVGGATVTEEIYPGFKFSVFSYVVSLMRPEIIRDLKLPEHGLTILPLESTLTPLPNGDYIYRDADHFRTMRDIARFSKRDAEAYDDYSRAMYFMAKAVKFILGITPPDPTSLKPVDLMGLLRFGKHFLNLSEEHFYTLVKLMTMSSADFLEEWFETDALIATMAASGIIGTFLGPRSPGTAYVLLHHYMGEIDGNFRAWGFAKGGTGSIAEAIASSAQAFGVEIHTEAEVAEVVIKSGNAKGVILRNGDEFSAGVVVSSLDPNRTFLKLIDSSYLPDDMAASIRKFTYRGSSGKVNLALDALPDLSCMPGNGLHLKGAISISPSVDYLERAYDDAKYGNFSKKPYIDIIIPSMIDPGMAPPGKHVMSCFVQYAPYQLAEGTWQEKREDFGDAVVNTLSEYMPNLRKIILHRQVITPWDIEQIIGLSQGNIFAGELSLSQLFFLRPAHGLAQYKTPIKNYYQCGSGTHPGGGITGAPGKLAAEIILKDMK